A region of Mammaliicoccus sp. Dog046 DNA encodes the following proteins:
- the recX gene encoding recombination regulator RecX — protein MLKITKIEVQKKNKERLNLFINGEFEMGIDQATYIYFNLRKDLELTKEKLQAIKDYDQYRQALNQAIVYLSHKKRTHTEVQKYLAEKEYSDDLIEQVISYCESNKYIDHQDYIESLKNTILKTTDKGPDHFERVAKEKGLETQLIIEFKEKFEQEMSDDRITNVAKKVMQKKKQPPNRLKQSIVQTLQQRGYSFSLINEHLTDLNIEPTSDDVENILMKDLEKVYNKYQRKYDGYELKSHVIQALVRKGYTFEMINDKLRESGIVDE, from the coding sequence ATGCTGAAAATCACTAAAATTGAAGTTCAAAAAAAGAATAAAGAACGTCTAAACTTATTCATTAATGGTGAATTTGAAATGGGCATTGATCAAGCAACGTATATCTACTTCAATTTAAGAAAAGATTTAGAGCTTACAAAAGAAAAGTTACAAGCTATCAAAGATTATGATCAATATAGGCAAGCTTTAAATCAGGCTATTGTATACTTGTCTCATAAAAAAAGAACGCATACAGAAGTTCAAAAGTATTTAGCGGAAAAAGAATATTCGGATGACTTAATTGAACAAGTTATTTCTTACTGTGAATCAAACAAATACATAGATCATCAAGATTATATTGAAAGTTTAAAAAATACGATTTTAAAAACGACTGACAAAGGACCTGATCACTTTGAAAGAGTCGCTAAAGAAAAAGGGCTAGAAACGCAGCTCATTATAGAATTTAAAGAAAAATTCGAACAAGAAATGTCGGATGATAGGATTACTAATGTAGCAAAAAAGGTAATGCAAAAGAAGAAGCAACCGCCGAATAGATTAAAACAATCCATTGTACAAACATTACAACAAAGAGGGTATTCATTTTCACTCATAAATGAGCACTTAACTGATTTAAATATTGAACCAACGTCCGATGATGTTGAAAATATTTTGATGAAGGATTTAGAAAAGGTATATAATAAGTATCAAAGGAAATATGATGGATATGAATTGAAGTCACATGTAATACAAGCATTAGTTAGAAAAGGCTATACATTTGAAATGATTAATGACAAATTAAGAGAAAGTGGTATTGTAGATGAATGA
- a CDS encoding ABC transporter ATP-binding protein, with product MTQQILLRVVNATKYYYENKEQNKFKSLFKLRRLNKDIVLKNVTVHLYRGEVLGIIGDEESGKEVISKLMTKEVAPNLGKVTNNEQTFLADIQHKAHDYQTLNEMILRTLSLSGVYLKEVETIQKQILSFAKLSDKATHTCQEIEDHEYAQLLLSIAKYMRPTIAIFTNIIQYLDESFQKRFSEFMNEQKEYDRAAVVIDDHIHSVEKMSNYLIWLTYGQVRKEGTVKEVLSHYRDYYKKYNQIHDKDQKALYDLKWKISKQELPIARGEGYKRMRKYQYGKLPKHVEKTMLYAVTFIIGGALAALFMFVGVGNSPTEKAVTTKQVITTSSTPDYIDKSAYVLSLKSGTELKPSSKGNTLSVPQHSFIDVTGENQSRYRLEVDNKVYTSEKNNLYFFNPAGLYDDVDWSELESYVDDSYLNYIDFYNSFMHRSHKKVTETITADKSNRFNEQMEGQKVHMVFNSENVLTGFTFDIKNKQKLINKFNINSDTWVVESRDGYMIADLKENKWIYIKL from the coding sequence ATGACACAGCAAATATTACTGAGAGTTGTAAATGCAACAAAATATTACTACGAAAATAAAGAACAAAATAAGTTTAAGTCTTTATTCAAATTAAGACGGTTAAATAAAGATATTGTTTTAAAAAATGTTACGGTGCATCTTTATCGTGGCGAAGTACTTGGTATTATTGGAGATGAGGAGTCAGGTAAAGAAGTCATTAGTAAACTAATGACTAAAGAAGTTGCGCCAAACTTAGGTAAAGTGACGAATAATGAGCAAACTTTCTTGGCAGACATTCAACATAAAGCACATGACTATCAAACGTTGAATGAAATGATTTTAAGAACATTAAGTTTGTCAGGAGTGTATTTGAAAGAAGTCGAAACAATTCAAAAACAAATACTCAGTTTTGCTAAATTAAGCGATAAAGCAACGCATACTTGTCAAGAAATCGAGGACCATGAATATGCACAACTATTGCTCAGTATTGCAAAGTACATGAGACCAACAATTGCGATATTCACAAATATTATTCAATATCTAGACGAATCGTTTCAAAAGAGATTCAGTGAATTTATGAATGAACAGAAAGAATATGATAGAGCAGCTGTAGTGATTGACGATCATATTCATTCTGTAGAGAAAATGAGTAATTACCTTATTTGGTTAACGTATGGTCAAGTTAGAAAAGAAGGCACAGTTAAAGAAGTGCTCTCACATTACCGAGATTATTATAAAAAATATAACCAAATTCATGATAAAGATCAAAAAGCTTTATATGACTTGAAATGGAAAATCTCGAAACAAGAACTACCAATTGCTCGAGGTGAAGGCTATAAAAGAATGCGTAAGTATCAATATGGTAAATTACCTAAACATGTTGAAAAAACAATGCTATATGCCGTCACGTTTATTATAGGCGGGGCTTTAGCGGCGTTATTTATGTTTGTTGGTGTAGGGAATTCTCCTACAGAAAAAGCAGTTACAACGAAACAAGTGATAACGACAAGTAGTACGCCAGATTACATAGACAAATCTGCTTATGTATTATCATTAAAGAGTGGTACAGAATTAAAGCCGTCTTCAAAAGGTAATACATTATCAGTTCCGCAACATAGCTTTATAGATGTCACTGGAGAGAATCAATCTAGATATAGACTAGAAGTAGATAATAAAGTCTATACATCAGAGAAGAACAATCTGTACTTCTTTAATCCAGCAGGTTTGTATGACGATGTTGATTGGTCTGAACTTGAAAGCTATGTGGATGATAGTTATTTAAACTATATAGATTTCTACAATAGTTTCATGCATAGAAGTCATAAGAAAGTAACTGAAACAATCACTGCGGATAAATCTAATCGTTTTAATGAACAAATGGAAGGTCAAAAAGTACATATGGTATTTAATAGTGAAAATGTCCTTACTGGCTTTACATTTGATATTAAAAATAAGCAAAAACTAATTAATAAATTTAATATTAATAGTGACACTTGGGTCGTTGAATCTAGAGATGGATACATGATCGCAGACTTGAAAGAAAATAAATGGATATATATTAAATTGTAG
- a CDS encoding YfhH family protein: protein MNEEKKFVEMNEHELKTITAELREKMRKSEMMGILNEYEVYKRRALIAESYLVDTSKIEIGKVYSLVGETPSYFKVERIKGVFAWGFRLKGSKIEEGIPVSLLQL, encoded by the coding sequence ATGAATGAAGAAAAAAAGTTTGTTGAGATGAATGAGCATGAATTAAAAACAATTACCGCTGAATTACGCGAAAAGATGAGAAAATCAGAAATGATGGGTATACTGAATGAATATGAAGTTTACAAAAGAAGAGCGCTCATAGCAGAAAGTTACCTCGTTGATACTTCTAAAATTGAAATTGGAAAAGTATACAGCTTGGTTGGTGAGACACCTAGTTATTTTAAAGTCGAAAGAATTAAAGGTGTATTTGCTTGGGGATTTAGATTGAAAGGTTCAAAAATTGAAGAAGGCATTCCTGTAAGTCTTCTACAACTATAA
- a CDS encoding HD domain-containing protein, producing the protein MEKITKQLNFIEEIEKLKTITRFNRTLDTRFENSAEHSWQAALTSVILQEYYPQKIDMEKVMLMLLIHDLGEIYAGDTWVFDEKQKETSHDNELKSIEQTLKVLPQYQYEDLKKSWIEFEKGESNEARYARVIDALIPLINHLTVSNEGYNPDNITSEMVLSKKNFIKNESKELWNLVQELVKLSVDKGLYLE; encoded by the coding sequence ATGGAAAAGATAACAAAACAACTAAATTTCATTGAGGAAATTGAAAAATTAAAGACTATAACAAGATTTAATAGAACACTAGATACAAGGTTTGAAAATAGTGCAGAACATTCATGGCAAGCTGCTTTGACGTCTGTTATTCTTCAGGAATACTATCCTCAAAAAATAGATATGGAAAAAGTAATGCTGATGTTATTAATACATGATTTAGGTGAGATATACGCAGGAGATACTTGGGTTTTTGATGAAAAACAAAAAGAAACTTCACATGATAATGAATTGAAATCGATTGAACAGACACTCAAAGTACTTCCTCAGTACCAGTATGAAGATCTGAAAAAGAGTTGGATAGAATTTGAAAAAGGTGAAAGTAACGAGGCGAGGTATGCACGTGTAATTGATGCATTAATACCACTCATTAATCATTTAACTGTTTCAAATGAAGGGTATAATCCTGATAATATCACTTCAGAAATGGTTTTATCTAAGAAAAACTTCATCAAAAACGAATCAAAAGAATTATGGAACTTAGTTCAGGAACTAGTAAAATTAAGTGTAGATAAAGGATTATATTTAGAATAG
- a CDS encoding nuclease-related domain-containing protein has product MATNNEIKYIQSIIGRAELNESFYQHLQNQSSGNDGENYFKSVLDCIPEIIYITDYQFQLNNHVQIDAIVIDDSAIYLFEIKNYKGIYEFEGSNFKNNYGGSMTSPMLQIDRINFAFQKLTANLNINKPIITKLVFTNPYFNLKNPTLYKDNIILPSEIGQLKSLFKNNHIETNMKIKQKLLNARNDFSHIYQQSITIPFRNGKPGIRCPKCKRLYTVKSELKKQKCQCQLCEEVMDKTYVYEKNLLELWYLKQQPFTIEEAMWWLGEGSEKSIRRLCNKLFLSETNRYKKYYLEDEYNGAY; this is encoded by the coding sequence ATGGCAACAAATAATGAAATAAAGTATATCCAATCAATCATCGGGAGGGCAGAGCTAAATGAATCGTTCTATCAACATCTACAAAATCAATCTAGCGGAAATGATGGCGAAAACTATTTCAAGTCTGTATTAGATTGTATTCCTGAAATCATTTATATAACAGATTACCAATTTCAGTTGAACAACCACGTACAAATAGATGCAATTGTGATTGATGATTCGGCAATATACTTATTTGAAATTAAGAACTACAAAGGTATTTATGAATTTGAAGGGTCGAATTTTAAAAATAATTATGGTGGATCAATGACATCACCAATGTTACAAATCGATCGAATCAATTTTGCGTTCCAAAAACTCACTGCCAATTTAAACATTAATAAACCTATCATCACTAAATTAGTCTTCACTAATCCTTATTTTAACCTCAAAAATCCTACACTTTATAAAGACAACATAATTTTACCTTCAGAAATAGGGCAACTTAAATCACTTTTTAAAAATAATCACATAGAAACAAATATGAAAATTAAGCAAAAGCTTTTAAATGCTAGAAATGATTTTTCGCATATATATCAGCAATCAATTACGATTCCGTTTCGAAACGGAAAGCCAGGCATCAGATGTCCAAAGTGCAAGCGGCTGTATACTGTAAAATCAGAATTAAAAAAACAGAAATGTCAGTGCCAATTGTGCGAAGAAGTAATGGATAAAACTTATGTTTATGAGAAAAACTTATTAGAACTTTGGTATTTGAAACAGCAGCCATTTACAATCGAAGAAGCCATGTGGTGGTTAGGAGAGGGGAGTGAAAAGTCAATTAGAAGATTGTGTAACAAATTGTTTTTAAGTGAAACGAATCGTTATAAAAAATATTACCTAGAGGATGAATATAATGGGGCTTATTAA
- a CDS encoding pyruvate oxidase has product MAKIKANDALVQMLKNWQIDHVYGIPGDSIDKVVDALKKEEDTIQFYDVRHEEVATLAASSYAKLTGKIAVALSIGGPGAIHMLNGMYDAKMDNVPMLVLAGQTDSHLLGTKFFQEVNLTALFDDVAVYNKQLDSAENVHEIVDEAIKTAYAKKGVAVLTIPSDILDEKIEDQVPKESYVFKNKITFAEPTEVSKAAELINNSKKPVVLTGVGAKNAKQELLTFIEQISAPGLITLPAKGIIPDKHPNFMGNLGKIGTKPAFEASKDADLLILVGTNYPYVNYLPDKDIPCIQIDINESTIGNRFNVDVGLVGDTKNILQALTEEVNIVNERPFLKACQENMKAWNSWLDEDRSSDSKPIRPERLMSEIEKITTDDTVFSVDVGTSTVWSTRYLQLDHQHQFITSSWLGTMGCALPGAIASKIAHPDKQAIAITGDGGFAMVMQDFVTAVQYKLPIIVVVLNNQELSFIKYEQQAAGELEYAIDLGDIDFAKFAESCGGIGYTVTDVEDLAPTLNKAKDANQPVIVNVKVDPDAAPLPGKIIWDEARGYAKFEIRTALEENRLEKMPPLKTLIRRFF; this is encoded by the coding sequence ATGGCAAAAATTAAAGCAAACGACGCACTCGTACAAATGTTAAAAAATTGGCAAATAGATCACGTATATGGTATCCCTGGAGATTCCATCGATAAAGTTGTAGATGCATTAAAAAAAGAAGAAGATACTATACAATTTTATGATGTAAGACACGAAGAAGTCGCGACTTTAGCAGCAAGTAGTTACGCTAAACTCACTGGCAAAATTGCAGTCGCTTTAAGTATTGGTGGTCCAGGTGCAATACATATGTTAAATGGCATGTATGACGCTAAGATGGACAATGTTCCAATGCTTGTATTAGCCGGTCAAACGGATTCTCATTTACTTGGAACAAAGTTTTTCCAAGAAGTAAATTTAACTGCATTGTTTGATGATGTCGCTGTTTATAATAAACAACTTGATTCAGCAGAAAATGTTCATGAAATCGTAGACGAAGCAATTAAAACTGCATATGCTAAAAAAGGCGTTGCGGTCTTAACAATTCCTAGCGATATACTTGATGAAAAAATTGAAGACCAAGTTCCTAAAGAATCATATGTTTTTAAAAATAAAATCACTTTTGCTGAACCTACTGAAGTCAGTAAAGCAGCTGAATTAATAAATAATAGTAAGAAACCCGTTGTTTTAACAGGTGTTGGTGCTAAAAATGCAAAACAAGAATTGTTAACATTTATTGAGCAAATATCTGCACCAGGATTAATTACATTACCTGCTAAGGGAATCATACCTGATAAACATCCTAACTTCATGGGTAACTTAGGGAAAATCGGCACGAAACCCGCATTTGAAGCTTCTAAAGATGCAGACTTACTCATACTTGTAGGAACAAATTATCCGTACGTCAATTATTTACCAGATAAAGATATTCCATGTATTCAAATTGATATTAACGAATCAACAATTGGTAATAGATTCAATGTTGATGTTGGACTCGTTGGAGATACAAAGAATATACTTCAAGCTTTAACTGAAGAAGTTAATATCGTAAATGAACGTCCATTTTTAAAAGCTTGCCAAGAAAATATGAAAGCTTGGAATAGTTGGTTAGATGAAGATAGAAGTAGCGACAGTAAGCCTATACGCCCAGAAAGACTGATGTCAGAAATCGAGAAGATTACTACTGATGATACTGTATTTTCAGTAGATGTAGGTACATCAACGGTTTGGAGTACAAGATATTTACAACTCGATCATCAACATCAATTTATTACTTCATCTTGGTTAGGTACAATGGGCTGTGCACTACCAGGTGCAATAGCTAGTAAAATCGCTCATCCAGATAAACAAGCCATCGCAATTACTGGTGATGGTGGCTTTGCTATGGTCATGCAAGACTTTGTAACTGCTGTTCAATATAAATTACCAATCATTGTAGTTGTCTTGAACAATCAAGAACTCTCCTTTATCAAATATGAACAACAAGCAGCTGGAGAATTAGAATACGCAATTGATTTAGGCGATATCGATTTTGCAAAATTCGCCGAAAGCTGTGGTGGTATTGGATATACAGTAACTGATGTAGAAGACCTTGCGCCAACTTTAAATAAAGCAAAAGACGCGAACCAACCTGTCATCGTCAATGTAAAAGTCGATCCAGATGCTGCACCATTACCAGGTAAGATTATATGGGATGAAGCCCGTGGATATGCTAAATTTGAGATACGCACAGCATTAGAAGAAAATAGACTCGAAAAAATGCCCCCACTCAAAACACTCATTAGAAGATTTTTCTAA
- a CDS encoding type 1 glutamine amidotransferase domain-containing protein — MSKKIAAVVTDLYEDVELTSPQKALTDAGHEVVIVGEEKGKEITGKQGGKATVEVGIDEANAEDYDAVLLPGGFSPDLLRGDEQGRFGKFVKHFVENEKPSFAICHGPQLLIDTDLLEGKTVTSFLSVRKDLENAGAKVVDESVVVDKGIVTSRTPDDLEDFNRESLALLQ, encoded by the coding sequence ATGAGTAAGAAAATAGCAGCAGTTGTTACTGATTTATATGAAGATGTAGAATTAACGAGTCCACAAAAAGCGTTAACTGATGCTGGCCACGAAGTTGTTATTGTCGGTGAAGAAAAAGGTAAAGAAATCACTGGTAAACAAGGCGGAAAAGCTACAGTAGAAGTTGGAATCGATGAAGCAAATGCTGAAGATTATGATGCAGTCTTACTTCCTGGAGGATTCTCACCAGATTTATTACGTGGAGATGAACAAGGTCGTTTTGGTAAATTTGTTAAACATTTCGTTGAAAATGAAAAACCATCATTTGCAATATGCCATGGACCACAATTATTAATAGATACTGATTTACTAGAAGGTAAAACAGTAACAAGTTTCTTATCAGTACGTAAAGACTTAGAAAATGCAGGTGCAAAAGTCGTTGACGAATCTGTAGTCGTTGACAAAGGCATCGTCACAAGTCGTACGCCTGATGACTTAGAAGACTTTAACCGTGAGTCACTTGCATTGCTTCAATAG
- a CDS encoding metal-dependent hydrolase codes for MDTGTHVVMGVALTGLATLDPHVAPTFAAVATGVMVGSQIPDIDTVLKLKNNAIYVQNHRGITHSIPFTLLWPLLLSFLIFTVFTDVNLLHIWLWTQLAVFIHVFVDIFNSYGTQALRPISNKWIQLSIINTFDPIIFVAHLVAIFFWTLGVHPGIAFGTLYGLMVVYYIFRYKLQQSIKRQALKQIQQTHHPVKIFVAPTIRFMEWRIAIQTETHDYVGRAYGRNVSFNDVFKRQAFPNDHIMAYAKYDKNLRSFLSFSSIYRWEVTRIDPQTTELRFIDLRYLKNGHYPFVAILHLDDEMKVTSSYIGWVFTEEKLMKKLDI; via the coding sequence ATGGATACTGGTACTCATGTTGTTATGGGTGTTGCTTTAACAGGTTTAGCTACTCTCGATCCACATGTAGCACCAACATTTGCTGCTGTTGCAACGGGTGTAATGGTTGGATCTCAAATACCTGACATAGACACAGTTCTTAAATTAAAAAATAATGCTATATATGTACAGAACCATAGGGGTATTACTCACTCTATACCATTCACATTGCTATGGCCATTATTATTGTCTTTTTTAATTTTTACCGTATTTACAGATGTTAACTTATTGCATATTTGGTTATGGACGCAACTTGCCGTGTTTATACATGTGTTTGTTGACATTTTTAATTCGTATGGCACACAGGCACTCAGACCGATATCGAATAAATGGATACAGTTAAGCATTATTAATACTTTTGATCCCATTATATTCGTTGCACATCTCGTTGCCATCTTCTTCTGGACACTTGGCGTTCATCCAGGTATCGCATTTGGTACGTTGTATGGTTTAATGGTTGTTTATTATATATTTAGATATAAATTACAGCAATCTATTAAGCGACAAGCTTTGAAACAAATTCAACAAACACATCATCCCGTAAAAATATTTGTCGCACCTACGATTAGGTTTATGGAATGGCGCATCGCTATACAGACAGAAACACATGATTATGTTGGTCGTGCATATGGACGAAACGTTTCATTTAATGATGTATTTAAAAGACAAGCCTTTCCAAATGACCATATTATGGCTTACGCAAAATATGATAAAAACTTACGTTCCTTCTTAAGCTTTAGTTCCATTTACAGATGGGAAGTCACACGTATAGACCCTCAAACAACTGAGTTACGATTCATTGATTTAAGATATTTAAAGAATGGTCATTATCCGTTTGTCGCAATTTTACATTTGGACGATGAAATGAAAGTAACTTCTTCCTATATTGGTTGGGTATTTACAGAAGAAAAGTTAATGAAGAAATTAGACATATAA
- a CDS encoding glycosyltransferase, giving the protein MGLFKKNKQEEITQPHSEEEVQYRRYQHYYQEPIQPRKRKRISKVFGLITILIILAIVFYLAVMYMWSRTSDVDDLVKIEDKPSYVQVEDMNDYTKNAFVAVEDKRFYDHEGIDVRGVSRALAVSLKNGELTQGGSTITQQVVKNYFYSNETQVTRKMKEMFVAKRVEDKYSKNDILSYYVNNIYFGENNYTIEDAANYYFGATVDKDNPNLPQVTVLQSAILASVVNAPSNFDINNISDSYMTRIKTTLEKMKQQKYISNSQYTEAINQLNQ; this is encoded by the coding sequence ATGGGTCTATTTAAGAAAAATAAGCAAGAAGAAATAACACAACCTCATTCTGAAGAAGAAGTTCAATATAGAAGATATCAACATTACTATCAAGAACCTATACAACCTAGAAAAAGAAAACGTATATCTAAAGTGTTTGGCTTAATTACGATTTTAATTATTTTGGCTATTGTTTTTTATTTAGCAGTCATGTACATGTGGTCAAGAACATCAGATGTTGATGACCTCGTGAAGATTGAGGATAAACCATCATATGTTCAAGTTGAAGATATGAATGATTATACGAAAAATGCGTTTGTTGCAGTGGAGGATAAGCGGTTTTATGATCATGAAGGTATAGATGTACGAGGTGTTTCGCGTGCGCTCGCAGTAAGTTTGAAGAATGGTGAACTAACACAAGGTGGTAGTACCATCACACAACAAGTTGTGAAAAATTATTTTTACTCAAATGAAACACAAGTCACACGAAAAATGAAAGAAATGTTTGTAGCAAAACGTGTTGAAGATAAATATAGCAAGAATGACATTCTAAGTTATTATGTAAATAATATTTACTTTGGTGAGAACAACTACACAATTGAAGATGCAGCGAATTATTATTTTGGAGCAACAGTCGATAAAGATAATCCAAATTTACCACAAGTAACTGTATTACAAAGTGCGATACTTGCCAGCGTAGTTAATGCGCCATCGAATTTTGATATCAATAATATAAGTGATAGTTACATGACAAGAATAAAAACTACATTAGAAAAAATGAAACAACAAAAATATATTTCCAATTCACAGTATACGGAAGCAATCAATCAATTGAATCAATAA